From a single Loxodonta africana isolate mLoxAfr1 chromosome 9, mLoxAfr1.hap2, whole genome shotgun sequence genomic region:
- the LOC100661525 gene encoding aldehyde dehydrogenase 1A1-like: MLSSDVPDLPAPLANLKIQYTKIFINNEWHNSVSGKKFPVFNPATEEKLCEVEEGDKADVDKAVKAARQAFQIGSPWRTMDASERGRLLCKLADLMERDHLLLATLDSMNAGKLFASSYLVNLGNAIKTLRYCAGWADKIQGRTIPIDGNFFTYTRHEPIGVCGQIIPWNFPLVMLIWKLGPALCCGNTVIVKPAEQTPLTALHVASLIKEAGFPPGVVNIVPGYGPTAGAAISSHMDIDKVAFTGSTEVGKMIKEAAGKSNLKRVTLELGGKSPCIVFADADLDNAVESAHQGVFFHQGQCCIAASRLFVEESIYDEFVRRSIERAKKYVHGNPLTPGVNHGPQIDKEQYVKILDLIESGKKEGAKLECGGGPWGNKGYFIQPTVFSNVTDEMRIAKEEIFGPVQQIMKFKSLDDVIKRANNTFYGLSAGIFTNDIDKALTVSSALQAGTVWVNCYGMVTAQSPFGGFKMSGNGRELGEYGLHEYTEVKTVTMKISQKNS; encoded by the exons ATCTTTATAAACAATGAGTGGCATAATTCAGTGAGTGGCAAGAAATTTCCCGTCTTCAATCCAGCAACCGAGGAAAAACTCTGTGAGGTAGAAGAAGGAGATAAG GCAGATGTTGACAAAGCAGTGAAGGCCGCAAGACAAGCTTTTCAGATTGGCTCTCCATGGCGTACTATGGATGCTTCCGAAAGGGGACGGCTGCTATGCAAGTTGGCTGATTTAATGGAAAGGGATCATCTGCTGTTGGCA ACACTAGACTCAATGAATGCTGGAAAACTATTTGCCAGTTCGTATCTGGTGAATTTAGGAAACGCCATAAAAACATTACGCTACTGTGCAGGCTGGGCTGACAAGATCCAGGGTCGAACAATACCAATTG atGGAAACTTTTTTACTTATACAAGACATGAGCCTATTGGTGTGTGTGGTCAAATCATTCCT TGGAATTTCCCGCTGGTTATGCTCATTTGGAAGTTAGGGCCTGCCCTTTGTTGTGGAAACACCGTGATTGTCAAACCAGCAGAGCAAACCCCTCTCACGGCTCTTCATGTGGCATCTTTAATAAAAGAG GCAGGGTTTCCTCCAGGGGTGGTGAATATTGTGCCCGGTTATGGGCCCACCGCAGGAGCAGCCATTTCATCCCACATGGACATTGACAAAGTGGCGTTCACAGGATCAACAGAG GTGGGCAAAATGATCAAAGAAGCTGCCGGGAAAAGCAATCTGAAGAGGGTGACCCTGGAGCTGGGTGGAAAGAGCCCCTGCATTGTGTTTGCTGATGCTGACT TGGACAATGCAGTCGAATCTGCCCACCAGGGAGTATTCTTCCACCAGGGCCAGTGTTGTATAGCTGCATCCAGACTTTTTGTGGAAGAATCAATTTACGATGAGTTTGTTCGAAGGAGTATTGAGCGGGCTAAGAAGTATGTCCATGGAAATCCTCTGACCCCAGGAGTAAATCATGGCCCTCAG ATTGACAAGGAGCAATATGTTAAAATACTTGACCTCATTGAGAGTGGGAAGAAAGAAGGAGCCAAACTGGAATGTGGAGGAGGCCCGTGGGGGAATAAAGGCTACTTTATCCAGCCCACAGTTTTCTCTAACGTTACAGATGAGATGCGCATTGCCAAAGAGGAG ATATTTGGACCAGTCCAGCAAATCATGAAGTTTAAATCTTTAGATGATGTGATCAAGAGAGCAAACAACACTTTCTACGGTTTATCGGCAGGAATCTTTACCAACGACATTGATAAAGCTCTGACAGTCTCCTCTGCGCTGCAGGCTGGGACAGTGTG GGTGAATTGCTATGGCATGGTAACTGCCCAGTCCCCCTTTGGGGGATTCAAGATGTCTGGAAATGGACGAGAACT